Proteins encoded within one genomic window of Triticum aestivum cultivar Chinese Spring chromosome 2D, IWGSC CS RefSeq v2.1, whole genome shotgun sequence:
- the LOC123050553 gene encoding geraniol 8-hydroxylase: MVTVVVLVPWLAWLVVSLLSFYLLNLLAHARSGLPPGPRPLPLIGSLHLLGDKPHRSLARLAKIHGPLMSIRLGAVTTVVVSSPAMAREFLQKHDSVLATRSVPDATGKHAAGSVPWLPPAPKWRALRKMMATELFAPHRLDALHHLRSDKVRELTDHVARLAREGTAVNIGRVAFTTSLNLISRTIFSIDLTSLDDMSSSKEFQEVITAIMEGLGTPNLSDFFPVLAPADLQGMRRRLARLFARLHAVFDAEVDQRLHGRDAGQPRKNDFLDVLLDVAAREDGKDLLDRETLRSHFTDLFAAGSDTSSSTVEWAMTELLQNPSSMAMVCDELAQVIGSRRNIEEADISRLPYLQAVIKETFRLHPPAPLLLPRQPETTVKIAGCTIPKGSRVFINVWAIGRDKDVWIEPEKFMPERFLGSTIDFRGVDFELLPFGAGRRLCPGMALAIRMVHVMLASLLNQFKWSLPVELERDGINMEDQFGLTLAKVVPLCIIATPI, from the exons ATGGTGACCGTGGTTGTGCTTGTGCCCTGGCTAGCATGGCTCGTTGTGTCTCTCCTCTCCTTCTATCTCCTCAACCTCCTCGCCCACGCGCGTTCCGGCCTCCCGCCGGGCCCCCGCCCACTGCCGCTCATCGGCAGCCTCCACCTCCTCGGCGACAAGCCGCACCGCTCGCTCGCCCGCCTAGCCAAGATCCACGGCCCGCTCATGTCAATCCGCCTCGGCGCGGTCACCACTGTGGTCGTGTCCTCACCCGCCATGGCCCGGGAGTTCCTGCAGAAGCATGACTCTGTGCTCGCCACCCGGTCCGTGCCAGACGCCACCGGCAAGCACGCGGCGGGCTCCGTTCCCTGGCTGCCCCCGGCGCCCAAGTGGCGCGCGCTCCGCAAGATGATGGCCACGGAGCTCTTCGCGCCGCACCGGCTCGACGCGCTCCACCACCTCCGGAGCGACAAGGTGAGGGAGCTCACGGACCACGTCGCGCGGCTGGCGCGCGAGGGCACGGCGGTGAACATCGGACGCGTGGCCTTCACGACGAGCCTGAACCTTATCTCCCGCACCATCTTCTCCATCGACCTCACCAGCCTCGACGACATGAGCAGTTCCAAGGAGTTCCAGGAAGTGATCACGGCCATCATGGAAGGTCTGGGGACCCCGAACTTGTCGGATTTCTTCCCGGTGCTCGCGCCGGCCGACCTGCAGGGCATGCGCCGGCGGCTGGCGCGGCTCTTCGCGCGGCTGCACGCCGTGTTCGACGCCGAGGTGGACCAGAGGCTGCACGGCCGCGACGCCGGCCAGCCCAGGAAGAACGACTTCCTCGACGTGCTGCTCGATGTGGCGGCGCGTGAGGATGGCAAGGACCTGCTCGACCGTGAGACACTGCGCTCACACTTTACG GACTTGTTTGCTGCCGGTAGTGACACAAGCTCTAGCACAGTGGAATGGGCAATGACAGAGCTTCTCCAAAACCCATCATCAATGGCTATGGTTTGCGACGAGCTCGCACAAGTTATCGGCTCAAGAAGAAACATTGAAGAAGCTGATATTTCTCGTTTGCCCTATCTCCAAGCAGTCATAAAAGAGACTTTTCGACTCCACCCTCCCGCTCCACTCTTGTTGCCACGCCAACCAGAGACGACAGTCAAAATAGCAGGTTGCACAATACCTAAAGGTTCACGCGTGTTCATCAACGTATGGGCGATAGGTCGAGATAAAGATGTATGGATTGAACCTGAGAAGTTTATGCCGGAGAGGTTCTTGGGTTCCACGATTGATTTTCGGGGTGTGGAttttgagctccttccatttggtGCTGGGCGTCGGCTCTGCCCTGGAATGGCATTGGCAATTAGGATGGTGCATGTGATGCTCGCTTCATTGTTAAATCAATTTAAATGGAGTCTCCCTGTTGAGCTGGAACGGGATGGGATTAATATGGAAGATCAGTTTGGCCTGACACTAGCAAAGGTCGTGCCCCTTTGTATTATAGCAACACCCATTTGA